The following coding sequences lie in one Spinacia oleracea cultivar Varoflay chromosome 1, BTI_SOV_V1, whole genome shotgun sequence genomic window:
- the LOC110779579 gene encoding glutaredoxin-C11-like encodes MDRVNELAKSKAAVIFTKSSDCMCHSIKSLFHELGASPAVYEIDRDPRGREVELALQRLGCKPTVPAIFIGGMFVGSAKDVLAAHLTGSLKEMLIAAKAIWL; translated from the coding sequence atgGATAGAGTTAATGAGTTAGCAAAATCAAAGGCAGCTGTAATATTCACAAAGAGTTCAGACTGTATGTGTCATAGCATCAAGTCATTATTCCACGAGCTCGGAGCAAGCCCGGCAGTGTATGAGATTGACCGCGATCCTAGAGGACGTGAAGTCGAGTTAGCATTGCAGAGGCTAGGGTGTAAGCCTACCGTCCCTGCAATATTTATTGGTGGCATGTTCGTAGGCTCGGCCAAGGATGTCCTTGCTGCACACCTCACTGGCTCTCTCAAAGAAATGCTCATTGCTGCTAAGGCTATTTGGTTGTAG
- the LOC110779578 gene encoding beta-glucuronosyltransferase GlcAT14A isoform X2, giving the protein MLQNQPPSPPPRDNSTTFYFIAASISFSLLFLLSTTTSTATNTATTTTSPDPRLFPNPQYVVHNPNSPPFPSVPTIAYFITGSSGESSRIFRLLLSVYHPKNLYLLHLDRFAPQSDRDRLAFRVHGLPVFKAAKNVHVIDLLHILSYMPKDLNFVNHTSYIGWKEARRMKPIIVDPGLYLAEKTGMFYATQKRDFPSAYQLFSGSPTSVLNRKFVEFCVMGSDNLPRTVLMYLTNTPSSVLSYVPTIVCNSPEFKESAVNHNLQYASYYASSSESPRQLNGSDLQDMLRSGSAFATKFHYNDPILDHIDSEILGRSRGKVVPGGWCVGEMNNSCAEWGDANILRPGPGAKRLERRIVDLLSNGTFRTQQCLVE; this is encoded by the exons ATGCTGCAAAACCAACCACCATCTCCACCACCAAGAGACAACTCCACCACCTTCTACTTCATTGCAGCCtccatctctttctctctcctctttctcctcTCCACCACAACATCCACCGCAACAAACACCGCAACAACCACTACTTCCCCTGACCCCCGCCTCTTCCCCAACCCCCAATATGTCGTCCACAACCCCAACTCACCTCCATTTCCTTCTGTCCCCACCATTGCTTACTTCATCACCGGTTCATCTGGTGAGTCTTCTAGAATCTTTCGGCTTCTTCTCTCCGTTTACCACCCTAAAAACCTCTATTTACTTCACCTTGACCGTTTTGCCCCTCAGTCTGACCGTGACCGTTTAGCCTTCCGGGTGCACGGCTTGCCCGTGTTTAAAGCTGCTAAAAATGTTCATGTTATTG ATTTGCTGCACATATTGTCATACATGCCAAAAGACCTAAACTTCGTGAACCATACCAGCTACATTGGATGGAAAGA GGCTCGAAGGATGAAACCCATTATTGTGGATCCTGGACTTTATCTTGCAGAAAAGACTGGGATGTTTTATGCCACTCAAAAGCGAGATTTTCCAAGTGCTTATCAGTTGTTCTCAG GTTCACCAACCTCTGTTTTGAATCGGAAGTTTGTTGAATTTTGTGTTATGGGGTCAGATAACTTACCAAGAACTGTACTGATGTACTTAACAAACACCCCATCATCTGTATTGAGCTATGTACCGACCATTGTGTGTAATTCACCGGAGTTCAAAGAAAGTGCTGTAAACCATAATTTACAGTATGCATCCTACTACGCGTCTTCGAGTGAAAGTCCCAGACAGCTCAATGGGTCTGACTTACAAGACATGCTAAGAAGTGGATCAGCATTTGCTACAAAATTCCATTATAATGATCCAATACTTGATCATATTGATAGTGAAATTCTTGGGCGGAGCCGTGGGAAAGTTGTGCCTGGTGGTTGGTGCGTTGGTGAGATGAACAACTCTTGTGCTGAATGGGGTGATGCAAACATCTTGAGGCCAGGTCCTGGAGCTAAGAGACTTGAAAGACGTATTGTTGATCTGCTTTCAAATGGGACATTCCGTACTCAGCAGTGTTTGGTGGAATGA
- the LOC110779578 gene encoding beta-glucuronosyltransferase GlcAT14A isoform X1: MLQNQPPSPPPRDNSTTFYFIAASISFSLLFLLSTTTSTATNTATTTTSPDPRLFPNPQYVVHNPNSPPFPSVPTIAYFITGSSGESSRIFRLLLSVYHPKNLYLLHLDRFAPQSDRDRLAFRVHGLPVFKAAKNVHVIGKADFSYSKGSSPIASLLRGASILLRLNSNWDWFINLSAQDYPLVTQDDLLHILSYMPKDLNFVNHTSYIGWKEARRMKPIIVDPGLYLAEKTGMFYATQKRDFPSAYQLFSGSPTSVLNRKFVEFCVMGSDNLPRTVLMYLTNTPSSVLSYVPTIVCNSPEFKESAVNHNLQYASYYASSSESPRQLNGSDLQDMLRSGSAFATKFHYNDPILDHIDSEILGRSRGKVVPGGWCVGEMNNSCAEWGDANILRPGPGAKRLERRIVDLLSNGTFRTQQCLVE, from the exons ATGCTGCAAAACCAACCACCATCTCCACCACCAAGAGACAACTCCACCACCTTCTACTTCATTGCAGCCtccatctctttctctctcctctttctcctcTCCACCACAACATCCACCGCAACAAACACCGCAACAACCACTACTTCCCCTGACCCCCGCCTCTTCCCCAACCCCCAATATGTCGTCCACAACCCCAACTCACCTCCATTTCCTTCTGTCCCCACCATTGCTTACTTCATCACCGGTTCATCTGGTGAGTCTTCTAGAATCTTTCGGCTTCTTCTCTCCGTTTACCACCCTAAAAACCTCTATTTACTTCACCTTGACCGTTTTGCCCCTCAGTCTGACCGTGACCGTTTAGCCTTCCGGGTGCACGGCTTGCCCGTGTTTAAAGCTGCTAAAAATGTTCATGTTATTGGTAAAGCTGATTTTTCTTACTCTAAAGGATCTTCCCCTATTGCTTCTTTGCTTAGGGGTGCTTCTATTTTGCTTCGGTTGAACTCGAATTGGGATTGGTTCATCAATTTGTCTGCTCAAGATTATCCCCTTGTTACTCAAGATG ATTTGCTGCACATATTGTCATACATGCCAAAAGACCTAAACTTCGTGAACCATACCAGCTACATTGGATGGAAAGA GGCTCGAAGGATGAAACCCATTATTGTGGATCCTGGACTTTATCTTGCAGAAAAGACTGGGATGTTTTATGCCACTCAAAAGCGAGATTTTCCAAGTGCTTATCAGTTGTTCTCAG GTTCACCAACCTCTGTTTTGAATCGGAAGTTTGTTGAATTTTGTGTTATGGGGTCAGATAACTTACCAAGAACTGTACTGATGTACTTAACAAACACCCCATCATCTGTATTGAGCTATGTACCGACCATTGTGTGTAATTCACCGGAGTTCAAAGAAAGTGCTGTAAACCATAATTTACAGTATGCATCCTACTACGCGTCTTCGAGTGAAAGTCCCAGACAGCTCAATGGGTCTGACTTACAAGACATGCTAAGAAGTGGATCAGCATTTGCTACAAAATTCCATTATAATGATCCAATACTTGATCATATTGATAGTGAAATTCTTGGGCGGAGCCGTGGGAAAGTTGTGCCTGGTGGTTGGTGCGTTGGTGAGATGAACAACTCTTGTGCTGAATGGGGTGATGCAAACATCTTGAGGCCAGGTCCTGGAGCTAAGAGACTTGAAAGACGTATTGTTGATCTGCTTTCAAATGGGACATTCCGTACTCAGCAGTGTTTGGTGGAATGA